The Candidatus Palauibacter polyketidifaciens region CGTTCTCATCCACATACTTCCCGATCTCGCGGCGGAACTGGTCCATGTCGGTGTACGGGCGATACTCCTCGAACTCGTGAGCCATGCGATCGCTCATCCCCGGAACCGCCATGATCTCTTCGCGGGTGGCGCTGTTCAGGTCGATCGGGACGTACACGTAGCGCGCGAGCCGCTCGACCTCTTCCTCGCCCACGTACTTCCCGATTTCCATGCGGAACTCGCCCATGTCCACGTACGGGCGGTACTCCTCGAATTCATGCGCCATCCGGTCGCCCACACCCGGAATCCGCAGGATCTCGTCGGTCGTCACGTCGTTGAGGTTGATCGGCAGCCAGAACGCGCCGTAGGCCGCGAGCGCCGCCTCGTCGCCGATCGCCTCCGCAAGCGCTCCGTGCAGATCCGCCGCGCTCAGGTAGGGCCGTCCGCCGACGACCGCCGCGGCAACCTCCGCCGTGATCCCGGGGACCGCGGTCAACTCGGCTTCGGTGGCGAGGTTGGGGTTCAGGAGGGCGGCCGCTGCATCGGCGGCATCCATATCGCCCATGGCCTCGGTGAACTCTGCGGCGGCGTGTTCGGACTCTGCAGCGGCGTGCTCGGACTCGGCCGCATGTTCATCCCCGCCACAGCCGCCCGTCAGTACCGGGATCATGGCGATGGCAAGGGTTGCGGTGTGATGACGGGACATGCTTCCTCGGCTCCTGGATTAGAATGAGACCCATTCTCAACCGTCTCCGAAGATTCACGGCCGATTCGGCTGGGTCAAGGGTCCTCATCGGCACCGCTTGCCCTGCGGGCGTCAGCCGGTCGAAACCGTCCGGGCGGGATCCCAACTTCGTGCCCGTGGTGGGTGCCTGAAAACCCGTACAAGGCCTTAAGCAAATTGAAAATTGCATTTTGGATTTGCTTAAGCCGATGCACGGGCGGCGACACGCCCATGATTGCTCGAGATCTTCCCGCCGTGGCCCGGGCGGGCCGAGGTGGCCGTAGCCTTCGGGGGAGTCGGTTACTCGTCGATCCGGTGGACAACGTCCCTGGCATCTGCAGCTAGCCCGGCGA contains the following coding sequences:
- a CDS encoding helix-hairpin-helix domain-containing protein — encoded protein: MSRHHTATLAIAMIPVLTGGCGGDEHAAESEHAAAESEHAAAEFTEAMGDMDAADAAAALLNPNLATEAELTAVPGITAEVAAAVVGGRPYLSAADLHGALAEAIGDEAALAAYGAFWLPINLNDVTTDEILRIPGVGDRMAHEFEEYRPYVDMGEFRMEIGKYVGEEEVERLARYVYVPIDLNSATREEIMAVPGMSDRMAHEFEEYRPYTDMDQFRREIGKYVDENEVARFERYVTLNPEG